A stretch of Fulvia fulva chromosome 4, complete sequence DNA encodes these proteins:
- a CDS encoding Oxalate--CoA ligase produces the protein MASFLLDHCLVETQEANYCRQYIDQSTQRRPINHEHILQHIPRAASSFGPLATLSTLLEAIPGPWPVLELQRTHTALWRLLPEEAKAGRATTTAHRLIDHSLQQCKTSYASLLDLYHPESSNIAIVDPETGRSAYHNKLATSIANFRLPLHSVPGQRKPVVAISLPNGPLLAMTVLATAAYYTAAPVAHGSGVGKEQFKADVLQSKSNLVLACITDVERLGLRDAWLKAANIPVLLVDLADDFTLILHNLEGREVKPNTIAQPVPNTADDTGIMLFTSGTSGTKKLVPLSIHSMVCGVAMVAESWGLSESMRCLNQMPLNHVGGLIRNLFAPVFTGGSVICCSAFDANLFWDCVEDYAPTWYYASPSMHQVILEAGAARPESIAKSQVRLICNAAGGLVPSLAIQLRETFSTRTIDCIVLPSYGMTECMPISTPPLDYRLEKTGTSGVSVGPEIGILDGRDRIQSSVGEVGRIAVRGAPVFGGYLKDNDIIDKSCFTPDGWFDTGDMGYLDDAGFLYITGRSKEVINRGGELISPFEVEEAIVAASSDSESPTYGKISKALALSVTHDVLQEVVGIAIAVPTGAKRPCLRSIQDSVKGVLSQVKVPVLVVYMEGGVPTNNNKVLRIKLADRLGLPTISDSTPPAGRYFEADCPPPNTPLSQKIQSQPLKVSHQDLHDACAELTPDCLEYHIKDNDFYPELILGRRNSTDTPTEGLSQHLLRMLPSQLNGYSVPSKVSELDEPLPRGVFGDVDEVALDKKLNSRNQSSGPSGDLSPFEATVCRVFADVLALPASDLDGDSDFFELGGDSMGAGRLLNALRKEYPLRLPINILFTNPKVHQLAQVIQYKLPKDHGKPQEQTIVCEPEFLPGCEQTCSSTNPLLMAMQLLPLVLFIPARRAMTWTVFLYILTETQLWVTNRSIPGRLLDLVIAISVGGAVTRIISPIVAILFKWFMIGKYQEGLYPMWGSYHNRWWMTQKVVQCCGLGVFSLFNWTRILYLRLMGVKIGRNVAVQKGIQFGEYDLITIGDNAVLERSKVRPFAAERNTSMYLGRIHIGANASIGVSSFVAAGTTVPDNACIGPNSSSWEVKEGADEANRDLCSSKIPDAHWTLEWIVGKPLELLVRFCGAIPWLGSLVALVIHEPEEAKDQLKGVIMWFASPNRVGFHYLALAANLAFGPFFFFFVVLIVKHFIDLCSGGKIQPSHVDNRSAWTQFRMQWLRTVMPALRFHKLTELFGTHYEATSVFARALGAKVGSHVYWPGTGPSVQDWDLLDIGNDVVFGSRSHMVTSDGTSSEYIKVRSGAMIADRVVLLPGVEIGDKAVMGSGAMTRRNKYYPPETTWVVNSTDSSPIEGPGKLSLNYKRASLKQTGADISGFNSTSTTLAFGETAPNSETSSMIDFQSRPGTSVPLVDIEKSKEINTSVRPLPNSRSNTDLSESEQRTPAESSSPFSRAFYEGKASYRVWGPFTIFFHSTIIIVVNGVFWNIGSVSAVQVVSWFYRHHDNNVIAYFFLDQRWFRPMSLYVFVLALIIGIATLQAIAVLIFIICAKWVLMGRRMPGNYDWDKSSYCQRWQLFMKLETFRRHCYGGHGILGLLTGTHWLVLYFRALGANIGKDCSLFSSGLPSLMFTEPDLITLGDRVAVDDASVVGHINTRGKFDLNPLSIGSRSVLRSGSRLLSGANMEDDSCLLEHTLVMAGDVVDAGTTNQGWPAKEFTGSRMPTMEARRYWGVKSV, from the exons ATGGCGTCCTTCTTGCTTGATCACTGCCTTGTTGAGACGCAAGAGGCCAACTACTGCCGCCAGTACATAGACCAGTCGACACAACGGCGGCCTATCAACCATGAACACATCCTACAGCACATTCCCAGAGCAGCTTCATCTTTCGGCCCACTGGCGACCCTTTCAACACTGCTTGAGGCTATCCCAGGACCGTGGCCTGTACTCGAGCTCCAAAGAACACATACAGCATTATGGAGACTTTTACCAGAAGAGGCAAAGGCTGGCCGTGCCACTACGACAGCACACCGACTCATAGATCACAGCCTGCAACAGTGCAAGACATCATATGCGTCTTTACTTGACCTTTACCACCCGGAGTCATCTAATATTGCAATCGTGGATCCGGAGACTGGACGTTCAGCATACCACAACAAGCTTGCAACCTCGATCGCCAACTTCCGACTGCCTCTGCATTCGGTTCCTGGTCAACGGAAACCGGTCGTCGCCATATCACTACCTAATGGACCGCTACTTGCTATGACAGTGCTGGCCACTGCTGCATACTACACCGCTGCCCCTGTCGCCCACGGAAGTGGAGTCGGCAAAGAACAGTTCAAGGCTGATGTACTTCAGAGCAAATCGAACCTGGTCCTCGCTTGCATAACAGACGTTGAGCGTCTCGGCCTTCGCGACGCATGGCTGAAGGCAGCGAACATCCCGGTGCTACTAGTCGACCTGGCTGACGACTTCACCCTCATCTTACATAATCTGGAAGGACGCGAGGTCAAGCCCAATACTATAGCTCAGCCAGTCCCAAATACCGCCGATGATACCGGTATCATGCTCTTCACAAGCGGCACAAGCGGCACCAAGAAGCTAGTACCCCTCAGTATACACTCCATGGTCTGTGGAGTAGCAATGGTTGCAGAGTCTTGGGGTCTATCAGAGTCCATGCGATGTCTGAACCAGATGCCCCTCAACCATGTCGGAGGTCTTATCCGCAACCTTTTCGCACCCGTTTTCACTGGCGGCTCCGTCATCTGCTGCAGTGCATTCGATGCAAATCTATTCTGGGATTGTGTAGAAGACTACGCGCCGACTTGGTACTATGCATCCCCGAGTATGCATCAAGTGATCCTGGAGGCCGGCGCAGCTCGACCGGAGAGCATAGCAAAGAGTCAGGTCAGGTTGATTTGCAACGCTGCCGGCGGCCTTGTACCAAGTCTAGCCATCCAGCTCCGCGAGACATTCTCTACCCGAACCATCGACTGCATTGTCCTGCCAAGCTACGGTATGACCGAATGCATGCCGATCTCCACACCACCACTCGACTACCGACTGGAGAAGACCGGAACTTCTGGTGTCAGTGTTGGACCAGAGATTGGGATCCTCGACGGTCGGGATCGCATTCAGAGTTCGGTCGGCGAAGTTGGTCGCATTGCTGTTCGAGGTGCTCCTGTCTTTGGCGGCTATCTCAAAGACAACGACATCATCGACAAGTCTTGCTTCACGCCCGATGGCTGGTTTGACACTGGAGACATGGGCTACCTGGATGATGCTGGTTTCCTGTACATCACTGGCCGAAGTAAGGAAGTCATCAACCGTGGTGGTGAGCTCATTTCCCCGTTCGAGGTCGAAGAAGCGATTGTGGCGGCATCTTCAGATTCAGAGTCTCCAACTTACGGCAAGATCAGCAAAGCTCTCGCGCTGTCGGTCACCCATGATGTTCTGCAAGAAGTCGTTGGTATCGCTATCGCGGTCCCGACCGGTGCTAAGAGACCATGTCTGCGAAGCATTCAGGACTCAGTCAAGGGTGTGCTCAGTCAAGTCAAGGTGCCAGTACTGGTGGTGTACATGGAAGGCGGCGTACCCACGAACAACAACAAAGTGCTGCGAATAAAGTTGGCGGACAGACTGGGCTTGCCCACGATCTCCGATAGTACACCTCCGGCAGGACGATACTTCGAAGCCGATTGTCCGCCTCCGAACACGCCGCTATCACAGAAGATACAATCTCAGCCACTCAAAGTTTCACATCAAGATCTTCATGATGCATGCGCAGAACTGACACCCGATTGTCTCGAATACCACATCAAAGATAATGACTTCTACCCTGAGCTCATTCTGGGGCGCCGGAACAGCACAGACACACCAACTGAAGGTCTATCCCAACACCTACTGAGAATGCTGCCATCTCAGTTGAATGGCTACAGCGTGCCATCGAAGGTCTCTGAGCTAGATGAGCCACTGCCACGAGGCGTGTTCGGCGACGTAGACGAAGTGGCTTTGGACAAAAAGCTCAACTCACGTAATCAGTCATCAGGACCAAGCGGCGACCTGTCTCCATTTGAGGCCACGGTCTGTCGCGTCTTCGCTGACGTATTGGCACTCCCAGCGAGCGATCTCGATGGCGATTCGGATTTCTTCGAGCTCGGAGGCGACAGCATGGGCGCGGGTCGTCTGCTGAACGCTCTTCGAAAGGAGTACCCGCTACGACTACCAATTAACATACTCTTCACGAACCCGAAAGTGCATCAGCTGGCACAGGTCATTCAATACAAGCTACCGAAAGATCATGGGAAGCCTCAAGAGCAGACCATTGTCTGCGAGCCCGAGTTCCTGCCAGGCTGTGAGCAAACTTGCAGCTCGACCAACCCACTTCTCATGGCCATgcaacttctccctctgGTCCTTTTCATTCCAGCCCGTCGTGCGATGACATGGACTGTCTTCCTGTACATACTCACGGAAACACAACTCTGGGTCACCAACAGGAGCATTCCCGGTCGTCTTCTCGATCTAGTCATCGCCATCAGTGTCGGCGGTGCAGTGACCAGGATCATATCTCCGATTGTGGCGATCCTCTTCAAGTGGTTCATGATTGGCAAATACCAGGAAGGTCTCTACCCAATGTGGGGGTCATATCACAATCGCTGGTGGATGACACAAAAGGTCGTGCAATGCTGTGGTCTCGGTGTCTTCAGCTTGTTCAACTGGACTAGGATCCTTTACCTTCGACTCATGGGTGTCAAGATCGGCAGGAATGTCGCTGTCCAGAAGGGTATTCAATTTGGAGAGTACGACTTGATCACAATTGGAGACAATGCTGTGCTTGAGCGGAGCAAGGTTCGACCTTTTGCTGCTGAGCGCAACACTTCCATGTACCTGGGACGCATCCATATCGGTGCCAACGCGTCGATAGGAGTTTCATCTTTTGTGGCAGCTGGTACGACTGTGCCTGACAATGCTTGCATTGGCCCCAACTCTTCCAGCTGGGAGGTAAAGGAGGGCGCAGACGAAGCCAACCGCGACTTGTGCTCATCCAAGATCCCAGACGCGCACTGGACACTCGAGTGGATCGTCGGCAAACCTCTCGAACTCTTGGTCAGATTCTGTGGAGCGATACCATGGCTTGGTTCTCTCGTTGCTTTGGTCATTCACGAGCCAGAAGAAGCTAAAGACCAGCTTAAGGGGGTCATCATGTGGTTCGCTTCTCCAAACCGTGTTGGCTTCCATTACCTAGCTCTGGCAGCTAACCTCGCATTCGGACCCTTTTTCTTTTTCTTCGTGGTTCTGATCGTCAAGCATTTTATCGACTTGTGCTCCGGAGGCAAGATCCAGCCAAGTCATGTTGACAACCGCTCAGCTTGGACCCAATTCAGGATGCAATGGCTTCGCACCGTCATGCCTGCACTGCGATTCCACAAGCTTACTGAGCTATTTGGTACACACTACGAGGCGACTTCGGTATTTGCACGCGCTCTTGGCGCGAAGGTCGGCAGTCATGTCTACTGGCCAGGTACAGGACCTTCGGTACAAGACTGGGATTTGCTTGACATTGGGAATGACGTTGTGTTCGGCTCTCGCTCACACATGGTCACCTCCGACGGCACCAGCAGTGAATACATCAAGGTCCGCTCAGGTGCCATGATTGCCGATCGAGTCGTTCTTCTCCCAGGCGTCGAAATTGGAGACAAAGCTGTAATGGGCAGTGGTGCCATGACGAGACGCAACAAATACTACCCACCAGAGACGACCTGGGTAG TCAACTCCACCGACTCTTCGCCCATTGAAGGACCAGGCAAGCTCTCTCTCAACTACAAGCGAGCCTCTCTCAAGCAGACAGGCGCCGATATCTCTGGATTCAACTCGACTAGCACTACGCTCGCGTTTGGCGAAACGGCTCCTAACTCAGAGACGTCCAGCATGATCGACTTCCAATCCCGTCCAGGTACCTCAGTCCCACTCGTCGACATTGAAAAGTCCAAGGAAATCAACACTTCTGTTCGCCCTCTGCCAAACTCCCGCTCGAACACGGATTTGTCTGAGTCTGAGCAACGCACACCTGCCGAATCCTCGTCGCCTTTTAGCAGAGCATTCTACGAAGGTAAAGCCTCTTACCGGGTCTGGGGACCGTTCACGATCTTCTTCCATAGCACAATCATCATAGTGGTCAACGGTGTCTTCTGGAACATTGGATCCGTCTCGGCTGTTCAGGTTGTCTCCTGGTTCTACCGACATCACGATAACAACGTCATCGCATACTTCTTCCTCGATCAGAGGTGGTTCAGGCCTATGTCTTTGTACGTCTTCGTCTTAGCTCTAATTATCGGCATTGCGACACTCCAGGCGATTGCTGTGCTGATCTTCATCATTTGCGCCAAGTGGGTCCTCATGGGCCGACGCATGCCAGGGAACTACGACTGGGACAAGTCATCATATTGTCAAAGGTGGCAGCTGTTCATGAAGCTAGAGACATTCCGAAGGCATTGCTATGGAGGCCATGGAATTCTTGGACTTCTCACCGGTACGCACTGGCTTGTGCTGTACTTCCGAGCTCTAGGTGCGAACATTGGCAAAGATTGCTCGCTTTTCAGCTCGGGTCTGCCGAGCTTGATGTTCACAGAGCCGGACCTCATAACCCTGGGCGATCGTGTCGCTGTCGATGACGCGAGTGTTGTAGGACACATCAATACAAGGGGCAAGTTCGACCTCAACCCGCTGAGCATTGGCTCGAGGTCCGTCCTCCGCAGCGGATCGCGTCTGTTATCAGGAGCCAACATGGAGGACGACTCATGCCTGCTTGAGCATACTCTTGTCATGGCTGGAGATGTCGTCGATGCTGGCACGACCAATCAAGGATGGCCAGCAAAGGAATTCACTGGCTCACGGATGCCAACAATGGAGGCGAGGAGGTATTGGGGCGTCAAGTCTGTTTAG
- a CDS encoding Hydrolase: MAKLLKKPLKLALVQLATGKDKAANLARARSKVLEATSKGANIVVLPECFNSPYGTNYFAQYAETLLPSPPTKEQSPSFHALSELAKEAKAYLVGGSIPEYWEESKKHYNTSLVFDPSGKLLDSHRKVHLFDIDIPGKISFHESEVLSPGNKVTIIDLPEYGKIAVAICYDIRFPELAMIAARKDAFLLLYPGAFNLTTGAMHWELQARARAMDNEVYVGLCSPARDMDADYNAWGHSMLVNPNASIQSELDEHEGIAYADLDGDTLAETRKNIPIYGQRRFDVYPDVSAGKVKYEE, from the coding sequence ATGGCCAAGCTCCTGAAGAAGCCCCTGAAGCTCGCCCTCGTTCAGCTGGCCACGGGGAAGGACAAGGCCGCCAACCTTGCCCGCGCTCGATCCAAGGTGCTCGAAGCCACGTCCAAGGGCGCCAACATTGTCGTGCTGCCAGAGTGCTTCAACAGCCCCTACGGCACCAACTACTTTGCGCAATATGCCGAGACGCTCTTGCCTTCCCCGCCAACCAAAGAGCAGTCGCCCTCCTTCCACGCACTTTCCGAGCTAGCAAAAGAGGCCAAGGCCTATCTGGTGGGGGGTAGCATACCCGAGTACTGGGAGGAGTCCAAGAAACATTACAACACATCATTGGTCTTCGACCCGAGCGGCAAGCTGCTGGATAGTCACCGGAAGGTGCATCTGTTCGACATCGACATCCCGGGCAAGATCTCCTTCCACGAGAGTGAGGTGCTGTCTCCCGGCAACAAGGTCACCATCATTGACCTGCCTGAGTACGGCAAGATCGCGGTGGCTATCTGCTATGACATTCGCTTCCCGGAGCTTGCCATGATTGCTGCGAGGAAGGACGCATTTCTGCTGCTTTACCCAGGCGCATTCAACCTGACCACGGGTGCAATGCATTGGGAGCTGCAAGCACGCGCCCGCGCCATGGACAACGAGGTGTATGTTGGACTGTGCAGCCCAGCACGAGACATGGACGCCGACTACAACGCGTGGGGTCATTCCATGCTTGTCAATCCCAATGCTTCCATTCAGTCTGAACTTGACGAGCACGAAGGCATCGCATATGCCGATCTTGATGGAGACACACTTGCTGAGACACGCAAGAACATTCCAATCTATGGTCAGCGCAGATTCGACGTGTATCCAGATGTCAGTGCTGGAAAGGTCAAGTACGAGGAGTAA